One Oleidesulfovibrio alaskensis DSM 16109 genomic region harbors:
- a CDS encoding LpxI family protein, translating to MNQESIGIIAGSGQFPMLVARAARLEGHRVVMCGFQGHTDSALEHEADVWSMLHLGQLGRLIDFFVSAGVTRLCFAGAISKPRALDLRPDMRAAKVLFRLRSKGDDVLLRAVLAELESEGLVIVQAAELVPGLRGPEGVLTRRQPSAEEWQDIRYGWPVAMQIGALDIGQCLVVRRGMVVAVEGLEGTDATLRRGGELGGDGCVALKFVKPGQDERIDLPALGLATVRTLAQGGYTCLCYQAGNTLFFDREESISLADKHGISIVGIGPALSAELTAAAE from the coding sequence ATGAATCAGGAATCCATAGGAATCATTGCCGGCAGCGGACAGTTTCCCATGCTGGTGGCCCGTGCCGCCCGTCTGGAGGGGCACAGGGTGGTCATGTGCGGCTTTCAGGGGCACACGGACTCCGCACTGGAACACGAGGCCGATGTATGGTCCATGCTCCATCTCGGGCAGCTGGGCAGGCTGATAGATTTTTTTGTGTCCGCTGGTGTGACGCGGCTTTGTTTTGCCGGAGCCATCAGCAAACCCCGTGCTCTTGATCTGCGGCCCGACATGCGCGCGGCCAAGGTGCTTTTCCGGTTGCGCTCCAAAGGCGACGATGTGCTGCTGCGTGCAGTGCTGGCCGAACTGGAATCCGAAGGGCTTGTCATAGTGCAGGCTGCGGAACTGGTGCCCGGGCTGCGCGGGCCGGAAGGAGTGCTTACCCGCAGGCAGCCTTCTGCCGAAGAATGGCAGGATATCCGTTACGGGTGGCCTGTGGCCATGCAGATAGGCGCGCTGGATATCGGGCAGTGCTTGGTTGTCAGGCGCGGTATGGTGGTAGCCGTGGAAGGTCTGGAAGGCACGGACGCCACGCTGCGCCGCGGGGGCGAACTGGGCGGAGACGGCTGTGTGGCGCTGAAGTTTGTGAAGCCGGGACAGGACGAGCGTATCGACCTGCCCGCTCTCGGGCTGGCAACTGTGCGCACTCTGGCACAGGGCGGATACACATGTCTTTGCTATCAGGCAGGAAATACATTGTTTTTCGACAGAGAGGAGAGTATCTCTCTGGCCGATAAACATGGTATATCCATAGTGGGAATCGGTCCCGCACTGTCGGCGGAGCTGACCGCCGCCGCGGAGTAA
- the lpxA gene encoding acyl-ACP--UDP-N-acetylglucosamine O-acyltransferase — MAAQIHPSAFVDSKAVIGEDVVIGPCAVVEANTVIGDRCRIDAFASVKQYTRMGTDNHIYSYAAVGGEPQDLKFHGEESWLEIGDRNRIREFATLHRGTEGGGAKTVVGSDNLLMAYTHVAHDCHVKDGIIMSNGATLAGHVTVEDHAILAGLSAVHQFVRIGRNAFVGGMSGIAQDLPPFMLAVGNRAGVHGPNLVGLRRAKASRDLIAALKSAYRLIWHSETPRKEALEQLEYEYGNFPEVLNFVEFIRSSERGILSVE, encoded by the coding sequence GTGGCTGCGCAGATTCATCCTTCCGCCTTTGTGGACAGCAAGGCCGTTATCGGAGAAGACGTTGTCATCGGGCCGTGCGCCGTTGTCGAGGCAAACACCGTCATCGGCGACCGTTGCCGCATTGATGCCTTTGCTTCGGTCAAGCAGTATACCCGCATGGGAACGGACAACCATATCTATTCTTATGCCGCCGTGGGCGGCGAACCGCAGGATCTCAAGTTTCACGGTGAGGAATCGTGGCTTGAGATAGGCGACCGCAACCGTATACGCGAGTTTGCCACTCTGCACCGCGGAACCGAAGGCGGAGGCGCAAAGACCGTGGTGGGCAGTGATAACCTGCTTATGGCCTATACTCATGTGGCGCATGACTGCCACGTGAAAGACGGCATCATCATGTCCAACGGCGCCACTCTGGCGGGGCATGTGACCGTGGAAGACCATGCCATTCTGGCCGGTCTTTCAGCGGTGCATCAGTTTGTGCGCATCGGCCGCAACGCCTTTGTGGGCGGTATGAGCGGCATCGCGCAGGACCTGCCGCCCTTTATGCTGGCCGTGGGTAACCGCGCCGGCGTGCACGGGCCCAATCTTGTCGGGCTGCGCCGGGCAAAGGCTTCCCGCGATCTCATAGCGGCGCTGAAAAGCGCTTACCGGCTGATCTGGCATTCCGAAACTCCCCGTAAGGAGGCCTTGGAACAGCTGGAATACGAGTATGGAAACTTCCCTGAAGTGCTCAATTTTGTGGAGTTTATCCGCAGCAGCGAGCGGGGGATTCTGTCCGTGGAATAG
- the fabZ gene encoding 3-hydroxyacyl-ACP dehydratase FabZ, producing MNDKAKSILDIRQILGLLPHRYPFLLVDRVLDYTPGECITAVKNVTMNEPFFQGHFPDVPVMPGVLIMEALAQAGGILVVKSTDTSVEGKLFLFTGMERVRFRKPVYPGDRLELHCRLLRHKLKLWKMEGKAYVDGQLAAEAEMTAAVMNREDM from the coding sequence ATGAACGACAAGGCGAAAAGCATTTTGGATATTCGACAGATTCTGGGACTGCTGCCGCACCGGTATCCTTTTCTGCTGGTGGACAGAGTGCTCGACTACACCCCCGGCGAGTGCATTACCGCTGTAAAAAACGTCACCATGAACGAGCCTTTTTTTCAGGGGCATTTTCCTGATGTGCCGGTAATGCCCGGCGTGCTCATTATGGAAGCGCTTGCTCAGGCCGGTGGCATTCTGGTGGTCAAAAGCACCGACACCAGCGTTGAAGGTAAGCTTTTTCTGTTTACAGGCATGGAAAGAGTGCGCTTCAGAAAGCCGGTATACCCCGGCGACAGGCTGGAGCTGCATTGCCGCCTTTTGCGCCACAAGCTAAAGCTGTGGAAGATGGAAGGCAAAGCCTATGTGGACGGACAGCTTGCTGCCGAAGCCGAAATGACCGCCGCTGTCATGAACAGAGAGGATATGTAG
- the lpxD gene encoding UDP-3-O-(3-hydroxymyristoyl)glucosamine N-acyltransferase, which translates to MKVSDIAGALGLKLKGPDREISGVNTLEAAGPEEISFLANPKYIPMLAGTRAAAVIVSEEYAGQVETALISANPYFDFGRTLHLFARPQGSFSGISDMAYIHPEAEIGGGCTIYPHVYIGARARIGEGTTLFPGCYVGEDCAVGENCLLYPNVTLMAATTVGDDCVLHSGVVLGADGFGFARTEYGIQKIPQIGRVHVGNDVEIGANTAIDRAVLGVTTIGDGTKMDNLVQVGHNVTIGNDCLIVAQVGISGSTHVGDRVTMAGQVGVAGHLTIGDDVTVGPKSGIARSIEPGKTMGGQPAVERDVYMRTLTVMPKLPDMYKRLRKLEKELETLKGESGRDS; encoded by the coding sequence ATGAAGGTTTCGGATATAGCCGGAGCACTGGGGCTGAAGCTCAAAGGTCCGGACCGCGAAATTTCGGGTGTGAACACGCTTGAAGCGGCTGGACCGGAAGAAATCAGCTTTCTGGCTAATCCGAAATACATTCCCATGCTGGCCGGTACCCGGGCGGCAGCTGTCATAGTGAGCGAGGAATACGCCGGTCAGGTGGAAACCGCGCTTATCAGCGCCAACCCCTATTTTGACTTCGGCCGTACCTTGCATCTGTTTGCCAGACCGCAGGGCAGCTTCAGCGGCATCAGCGATATGGCATACATTCATCCGGAAGCGGAAATAGGCGGCGGCTGCACCATTTACCCGCATGTCTACATAGGGGCCAGAGCGCGTATAGGTGAGGGAACCACGCTCTTTCCCGGCTGCTATGTAGGGGAAGACTGTGCGGTGGGTGAAAACTGCCTGTTGTATCCCAATGTGACGCTGATGGCTGCCACAACCGTGGGTGACGACTGTGTGCTGCATTCCGGAGTTGTTCTGGGGGCCGACGGGTTCGGCTTTGCCCGTACCGAATACGGGATTCAGAAAATTCCGCAGATAGGCAGGGTGCATGTCGGCAACGATGTGGAAATCGGGGCCAATACCGCCATAGACCGCGCCGTGCTGGGTGTGACCACCATTGGTGACGGCACCAAGATGGATAATCTGGTTCAGGTGGGGCACAATGTCACCATCGGCAACGATTGTCTTATCGTTGCGCAGGTGGGCATTTCCGGCAGCACGCACGTGGGTGACAGAGTGACCATGGCCGGTCAGGTGGGGGTTGCCGGACACCTTACCATAGGTGACGATGTGACCGTCGGGCCTAAATCGGGCATAGCCAGAAGCATAGAGCCGGGCAAGACCATGGGCGGACAGCCTGCGGTTGAGCGCGATGTGTACATGCGTACACTGACGGTGATGCCTAAACTGCCTGACATGTACAAGCGGCTGAGAAAATTAGAAAAAGAGCTTGAGACGCTGAAAGGCGAATCAGGCAGGGATAGCTGA
- a CDS encoding OmpH family outer membrane protein, with translation MRKILLAIIALSLFAAAPAQAAGPQKIGLINLKKLMLESEPAAEAKKKMEESFSAEKKEIDKKSEELKKMSEQLRLQAAALTPEAREDKKVEFVRLKRDLEDQARTFTRKVQSADAQIRQDILTIIAKACNEYGKKNNMAAIYDATNAGVVYANPELDVTAEVMVEVNRIWRAGAKK, from the coding sequence ATGCGTAAAATTCTGCTTGCGATCATCGCACTTTCCCTTTTTGCCGCCGCTCCCGCACAGGCAGCCGGTCCCCAGAAAATCGGCCTGATCAACCTTAAAAAGCTGATGCTTGAAAGCGAACCGGCTGCCGAAGCCAAGAAAAAAATGGAAGAAAGCTTTTCTGCTGAAAAGAAAGAAATCGATAAAAAATCTGAAGAGCTGAAAAAAATGTCCGAGCAGCTGCGTCTGCAGGCTGCTGCTCTCACGCCCGAAGCCCGCGAAGATAAAAAGGTGGAATTTGTGCGTCTGAAGCGTGATCTTGAAGATCAGGCCCGCACCTTTACCCGCAAAGTGCAGTCTGCCGATGCCCAGATTCGTCAGGACATTCTGACCATCATTGCCAAAGCCTGCAATGAATACGGCAAAAAGAACAATATGGCTGCTATTTACGATGCCACCAATGCCGGTGTGGTGTACGCCAACCCCGAACTGGACGTAACCGCCGAGGTGATGGTTGAAGTGAACCGCATCTGGCGCGCCGGTGCCAAAAAGTAG
- a CDS encoding N-acetylmuramoyl-L-alanine amidase has translation MPMHLRFSSRLLWLWLVIAVSLACLPAPAGAASLDASFNSAWRQFHSLTKDARKGKYRDNWLRIEQDFMDVYKRSPRGPLAPKSLYYAGRVRSELGARSYLASDYRRAVEYFQRLANRFPSHSWTDDALYRAAAIYKDRLGDHGTARSLLNTILRDHQQGDMYYKAIALHRSLDGGSGAAGAPSASSAPAPAPEPAPAPARSAAADEPLKASEIIKGGTANSGAPATLVDVRYQSSDDYTRVVLECSKEVAYRYQFLPEDKKASKPFRLYVDLENASHGKLVRAKETVADGILREVRTGTPRPGVSRVVLDFSSVRKYNVFTLDNPFRVVIDVTSPEEKAQTAVAGAPASRPRPATPYKVPSGSKEQVKDLVEQLGLTLDTIMIDAGHGGKDPGTQHNGIRERDYTLKMAKIIGEKLKKKGFNVVYTRTKDVFVPLEERTAMANVKKADLFLSVHINANRSSKIHGFETYYLNLARSASAVRVAARENAVSEKRISDLQFILTDLMLNSKMQESKDLAELIQSNVIGTVKGKYGYPTRDNGVRSAPFYVLMGAKMPSVLMELGYCTNDAEARRLKSDNYLNRMADGIVAGVVAYKKKINRYASM, from the coding sequence ATGCCGATGCATCTCAGATTTTCATCACGCCTGCTGTGGCTCTGGCTGGTCATTGCGGTGTCTTTGGCGTGCCTTCCCGCTCCTGCGGGTGCCGCTTCGCTTGATGCCTCGTTCAACAGCGCATGGCGCCAGTTTCATTCGCTCACCAAAGACGCCCGCAAAGGGAAATACCGTGACAACTGGTTGCGCATAGAACAGGATTTCATGGATGTGTACAAGCGGAGTCCGCGCGGCCCTCTTGCACCCAAATCACTGTACTACGCAGGGCGAGTGCGCTCCGAACTGGGGGCCCGCTCATATCTTGCTTCTGACTACAGGCGTGCTGTGGAGTATTTCCAGCGCCTTGCCAACCGCTTTCCATCACATTCCTGGACAGATGACGCGCTGTACCGCGCCGCCGCCATATACAAGGACAGGCTGGGTGATCATGGTACGGCCAGAAGCCTGCTGAACACCATTCTGCGCGACCATCAGCAGGGCGACATGTACTACAAGGCCATAGCATTGCATCGCTCTCTGGACGGAGGCAGCGGCGCTGCCGGAGCCCCTTCCGCCTCTTCTGCGCCTGCGCCTGCTCCGGAGCCCGCGCCGGCTCCTGCACGCTCCGCTGCAGCTGATGAACCCCTGAAGGCTTCTGAAATAATCAAAGGGGGCACCGCCAACAGCGGCGCTCCGGCCACTCTGGTTGACGTACGCTACCAGTCCAGTGATGATTACACCCGTGTGGTGCTTGAATGCAGCAAGGAAGTCGCTTACCGGTATCAGTTTCTGCCTGAAGACAAAAAGGCCTCCAAGCCGTTCCGTCTGTATGTCGATCTGGAAAATGCATCGCACGGCAAACTGGTGCGGGCAAAGGAGACCGTTGCGGACGGTATTCTGCGGGAGGTGCGCACAGGTACGCCGCGCCCCGGTGTGAGCAGGGTGGTTCTCGATTTTTCATCTGTCCGTAAATACAATGTCTTTACGCTGGATAACCCGTTCCGGGTGGTCATCGATGTCACTTCTCCGGAAGAAAAGGCGCAGACTGCCGTAGCCGGTGCACCCGCCAGCCGGCCCAGACCCGCAACCCCCTACAAGGTGCCTTCGGGCAGCAAAGAACAGGTTAAAGACCTTGTGGAACAGCTGGGGCTGACGCTTGATACCATCATGATTGATGCAGGGCACGGCGGCAAGGACCCCGGCACGCAGCATAACGGTATACGCGAACGGGACTATACGCTTAAGATGGCCAAAATAATTGGCGAAAAGCTTAAGAAAAAAGGCTTCAACGTGGTGTACACCCGCACAAAAGATGTGTTTGTGCCCCTTGAAGAACGCACGGCCATGGCCAATGTTAAAAAAGCAGACCTTTTTCTTTCCGTGCACATCAACGCCAACAGAAGTTCAAAAATCCACGGATTTGAGACCTACTATCTGAACCTTGCCCGCTCTGCCAGTGCCGTGCGTGTGGCCGCGCGTGAAAACGCCGTCAGCGAAAAGCGCATCAGCGATTTGCAGTTCATTCTCACTGACCTTATGCTCAATTCAAAAATGCAGGAATCAAAAGATCTTGCAGAACTGATACAGAGTAATGTCATCGGCACGGTAAAAGGTAAGTACGGTTACCCCACGCGTGACAACGGAGTCCGCTCGGCGCCGTTTTATGTGCTGATGGGCGCAAAAATGCCTTCTGTTCTTATGGAACTGGGCTACTGCACCAACGATGCAGAAGCCCGTAGGCTCAAGTCTGACAACTACCTTAACCGTATGGCGGACGGCATTGTGGCGGGCGTGGTGGCGTACAAAAAGAAAATCAACAGGTATGCATCCATGTGA
- the bamA gene encoding outer membrane protein assembly factor BamA, with protein MTRIARLWLYVASSLLVCLGAVQANAAAPANVRVLVLPFEVNAEPDLAYLEDSLSDLVIERLVAQGFSVVPRAEAADLLQKQGVDVLDITSARDLALLARADYAVYGSFTQLGESISLDARLVEAVGVRPAKPLFIQKDGLINILPAVDELAQVAAASLLRQDTVAAVEVRGTKILDPDVVLMRLSSRKGDTLDPKLVNREIKRIYDLGYFSDVSATAEQTSDGLKLVYTVQEKPRIEAITVEGSDAVDTDEILSVMSTKTGSVMNEKLLAQDIMKVTDLYRKKGYYLADVSHRVVEGSGGAASLVLSVQEGDKLYIKAVRIVGAEQLDEDDVLDELALRPRNMISWITGTGVLREEYLERDSAAIGAYYLNRGFMDVRVGDPDVQYEEDGIVVSFAVKEGTRYKVGNIAFGGDLIDTDEALLNVIKMDEQAADEEYFNYDVLQKDTKKLTEFYNDYGYAFADTSFRTERRDGSIVDITYVMTKKQKVYVRRVEVEGNKHTRDNVIRREMRLTDGDLYSGSGLRRSNQRLNNLGYFSQTDIELIPTANPEEVDLKVKVKEKNTGQIAAGIAYSTYSSFGIGGSVSEANLFGKGYRAALSATFSGRDNEYDFTFINPHYNDTKLQVGVNAYLRSSDMEDYDKDTVGGILSFAYPLGEFTRASWYYRLDQYKYSDVDDDAAKTIRDYEGTNLASVTGFALSRDTIDNRMRPTSGTYLKGAVDYGGGVLQGTDHFIRLYGDARYFQKLANNHVLHVRVRGATLFENDQSEEIPVHERIYLGGINSIRGYDRRDISPKDPESDDSIGGTRAAYANFEYIWYFDDEMGIYLIPFFDTGFVIDPDMGHEWSDEIKSSVGLEVRWQSPLGNLRFAYGYPLNEVDGERKDGKFEFTMGQTF; from the coding sequence ATGACCAGAATTGCTAGGCTGTGGCTTTACGTCGCCTCAAGCCTGCTGGTTTGTCTGGGGGCCGTTCAGGCCAATGCCGCCGCGCCCGCCAACGTGCGTGTGCTTGTCCTTCCTTTTGAAGTGAATGCCGAACCTGATCTGGCCTATCTGGAAGACAGTCTGTCCGACCTTGTGATTGAACGTCTGGTTGCTCAGGGCTTTTCTGTTGTTCCCCGTGCCGAAGCCGCCGACCTGCTGCAAAAACAGGGTGTGGACGTGCTTGATATCACCTCTGCGCGTGATCTGGCGTTGCTGGCACGCGCTGATTATGCCGTTTACGGCAGTTTTACCCAGCTGGGCGAAAGCATAAGCCTTGATGCCCGCCTTGTGGAAGCTGTGGGCGTTCGTCCCGCAAAGCCGCTGTTCATACAGAAAGACGGCCTTATCAATATTTTGCCTGCAGTGGATGAGCTGGCACAGGTAGCCGCGGCCAGTCTGCTGCGGCAGGATACCGTTGCCGCCGTGGAAGTGCGCGGTACAAAAATTCTCGATCCCGATGTGGTGCTTATGCGGCTCAGCTCGCGCAAGGGCGATACGCTGGACCCCAAGCTGGTCAACAGGGAAATCAAACGTATTTACGACCTCGGGTACTTCAGCGATGTGAGCGCCACCGCCGAACAGACCTCCGACGGACTCAAGCTTGTCTATACCGTGCAGGAAAAGCCGCGCATTGAAGCCATTACCGTGGAAGGTTCCGATGCTGTGGACACTGATGAAATCCTCAGTGTCATGAGCACCAAGACCGGCTCGGTAATGAACGAAAAACTGCTGGCGCAGGACATCATGAAAGTGACCGACCTGTACCGTAAAAAAGGTTACTATCTTGCCGATGTAAGCCACAGGGTGGTGGAAGGCAGCGGCGGCGCGGCCAGCCTGGTGCTTTCGGTGCAGGAAGGCGACAAGCTGTACATCAAGGCGGTGCGTATTGTCGGCGCGGAACAGCTGGATGAAGACGATGTGCTGGATGAACTGGCTCTGCGTCCCCGCAACATGATTTCATGGATTACCGGCACCGGTGTGCTGCGCGAAGAATACCTTGAACGCGACAGCGCGGCCATCGGGGCGTACTACCTCAACCGCGGGTTTATGGACGTGCGTGTGGGTGACCCCGATGTCCAGTACGAGGAAGACGGCATTGTGGTTTCCTTTGCCGTCAAGGAAGGCACCCGTTACAAAGTGGGTAACATCGCTTTCGGCGGTGACCTGATTGATACCGACGAGGCGCTGCTGAACGTCATTAAAATGGACGAACAGGCCGCTGATGAAGAATATTTCAATTACGACGTGCTGCAGAAGGACACCAAAAAGCTGACCGAGTTTTACAACGACTACGGTTATGCTTTCGCCGACACCAGTTTCCGTACCGAACGGCGCGACGGTTCCATTGTGGACATCACGTATGTGATGACCAAAAAACAGAAAGTCTATGTGCGCAGGGTGGAAGTTGAAGGCAACAAGCACACCCGCGACAACGTTATCCGCCGCGAAATGCGTCTGACGGACGGCGACCTGTACAGCGGCTCCGGACTGCGCCGCAGCAACCAGCGTCTGAATAACCTCGGTTATTTTTCGCAGACTGACATCGAGCTTATTCCCACAGCCAATCCCGAGGAAGTGGATCTTAAAGTAAAGGTGAAGGAAAAGAATACCGGACAGATAGCTGCTGGTATCGCTTACTCCACCTATTCCAGCTTCGGTATCGGCGGTTCGGTAAGCGAAGCAAACCTGTTCGGTAAAGGGTACCGTGCCGCGCTTTCCGCCACGTTCAGCGGCAGAGACAACGAGTACGATTTCACCTTTATCAACCCGCATTATAATGACACCAAGCTTCAGGTCGGTGTGAACGCCTATCTGCGCAGCAGCGACATGGAAGACTATGACAAGGACACCGTGGGCGGCATTCTGAGCTTTGCCTATCCTCTTGGTGAATTTACGCGGGCCAGCTGGTATTACCGTCTGGACCAGTACAAATATTCCGACGTGGACGACGATGCCGCAAAGACCATCCGCGACTACGAAGGCACAAACCTTGCCAGTGTGACGGGATTTGCACTCTCGCGCGATACCATTGACAACCGCATGCGTCCCACCAGCGGTACGTACCTGAAAGGTGCCGTGGACTACGGCGGAGGCGTGCTGCAGGGGACTGACCATTTCATCCGCCTGTACGGTGATGCGCGGTATTTCCAGAAGCTGGCCAACAACCATGTGCTGCATGTGCGCGTGCGCGGTGCCACCCTGTTTGAAAACGACCAGAGTGAGGAAATACCTGTCCACGAACGTATCTATCTGGGCGGTATCAACTCCATACGCGGTTACGACCGGCGCGATATTTCGCCCAAGGATCCCGAAAGCGACGACAGCATAGGCGGTACCCGCGCGGCGTATGCAAACTTTGAATACATCTGGTACTTTGATGACGAGATGGGCATTTACCTGATTCCCTTCTTTGACACCGGTTTCGTCATCGACCCCGACATGGGGCACGAATGGAGTGACGAAATCAAGAGCAGCGTGGGTCTTGAAGTGCGCTGGCAGTCCCCGCTGGGCAACCTGCGCTTTGCTTACGGCTACCCGCTGAACGAGGTGGACGGCGAACGCAAGGACGGCAAGTTCGAGTTCACCATGGGACAGACCTTCTAA
- a CDS encoding ABC transporter ATP-binding protein, producing the protein MMEKNTMLFSLKDVGKEYQGPAEKIIIFSRLNLDIAQGDSVAVVGASGSGKSTLLHLLGTLDNPSRGTVLFRGRDITAMTAEQKAAMRSRDVGFVFQFHHLLPEFNTQENVAMQAVIAGMPRREAMKKAAHALELVGMSGRAGHRVGTLSGGERQRAAIARAILMHPAVLLADEPTGNLDERTGDSVGQLLMDLNRELGMTLVVVTHNNSLASLMNRRLELRAGELYDQNC; encoded by the coding sequence ATGATGGAAAAAAATACCATGCTGTTCAGCCTGAAAGATGTGGGTAAAGAATATCAGGGTCCTGCAGAAAAAATTATTATTTTCAGTAGGTTGAATCTTGATATTGCCCAAGGTGACTCTGTGGCGGTTGTCGGGGCGTCCGGTTCGGGCAAATCGACCCTATTGCATCTCTTGGGAACCCTTGATAATCCTTCTCGGGGAACTGTTCTCTTCAGGGGAAGAGACATCACAGCCATGACGGCGGAACAGAAGGCCGCCATGCGCAGCAGAGACGTTGGATTTGTCTTTCAGTTTCATCATCTGCTGCCGGAATTCAATACGCAGGAAAATGTGGCCATGCAGGCTGTCATTGCGGGTATGCCCCGCCGTGAAGCCATGAAAAAAGCCGCACACGCCCTTGAGCTTGTGGGCATGTCCGGCAGGGCAGGTCACAGGGTGGGTACGCTGTCGGGCGGAGAACGCCAGCGCGCCGCCATCGCAAGGGCCATCCTTATGCATCCTGCCGTGCTGCTGGCTGACGAACCTACCGGTAACCTCGATGAACGCACGGGCGACAGTGTCGGGCAGTTGCTGATGGATTTAAACAGAGAGCTGGGTATGACGCTTGTTGTGGTTACCCATAACAACTCCCTGGCATCACTCATGAATAGACGTCTAGAACTGAGAGCTGGAGAACTGTATGACCAGAATTGCTAG
- a CDS encoding lipoprotein-releasing ABC transporter permease subunit encodes MRFELFVALRYLFARRKQTFISVISVISVLGVALGVASLIVVLGVMNGFTVDMREKILGVNAHVITLAAGGGISGYPELVRKAETVPGVKGATPFIYSEVMLSTRYGVKGVVLRGVDPVSAPAVLGIAGRMVDGSLADLERSGAPGLVIGKELAKRLGITVGSRVNLLSPSGEKTSAGFTPRILSFKIAGIFSTGMFEYDSSLGFVSLDAARDLLGMPAGTVSGLEIVVDDIYRADTVAQAVTQALGGYPFYSRNWMEMNANLFAALKLEKAAMSIMLTLIVLVGSFSIVTTLVMLVMEKSRDIAIMMSMGATKSHIRRIFMLQGTIIGVVGTTLGFGLGLLVCWLLKRYQFIKLPPGVYSLDHLPVLLQWQDLAAIAVGAMVLCFLATIYPARQASSLEPAEALRYE; translated from the coding sequence ATGCGTTTTGAGCTGTTTGTTGCGTTGCGTTATCTGTTTGCCCGCCGCAAGCAGACTTTCATTTCGGTCATATCCGTCATTTCGGTGCTGGGTGTGGCTCTGGGCGTGGCATCGCTCATCGTGGTGCTGGGCGTTATGAACGGCTTCACCGTGGATATGCGTGAAAAGATACTGGGCGTGAACGCCCATGTCATCACGCTGGCTGCGGGCGGCGGTATTTCCGGCTATCCTGAACTGGTGCGCAAGGCCGAAACCGTTCCGGGAGTAAAGGGCGCGACCCCGTTCATTTATTCCGAGGTCATGCTTTCGACCCGCTACGGAGTCAAAGGTGTGGTGCTGCGCGGGGTGGACCCCGTTTCGGCGCCGGCGGTGCTGGGCATTGCCGGCCGCATGGTAGACGGTTCTCTGGCCGACCTTGAACGATCCGGTGCGCCGGGTCTTGTCATCGGCAAAGAACTGGCCAAACGGCTGGGTATCACCGTGGGCAGCAGGGTCAACCTGCTGTCTCCTTCGGGCGAAAAAACAAGCGCGGGGTTTACCCCGCGCATCCTTTCTTTCAAGATCGCAGGTATTTTTTCTACCGGCATGTTCGAGTATGACTCGTCGCTGGGGTTCGTCTCGCTTGATGCCGCCCGTGATCTGCTGGGAATGCCTGCTGGCACTGTTTCTGGTCTTGAAATAGTGGTGGATGACATTTACCGCGCCGATACCGTGGCGCAGGCGGTTACTCAGGCTCTGGGCGGGTATCCTTTTTACAGCCGCAACTGGATGGAAATGAATGCCAACCTTTTTGCGGCGCTCAAGCTGGAAAAAGCTGCCATGTCCATCATGCTCACCCTCATAGTGCTGGTGGGGTCTTTTTCCATTGTCACCACACTGGTGATGCTGGTTATGGAAAAATCGCGCGATATCGCCATCATGATGTCCATGGGCGCTACAAAATCACATATCCGGCGCATTTTCATGCTGCAGGGTACTATCATAGGCGTTGTGGGCACCACTCTGGGATTCGGGCTGGGGCTGCTTGTGTGCTGGCTGCTCAAGCGTTATCAGTTCATCAAACTGCCGCCCGGCGTCTATTCGCTTGACCATCTGCCCGTGCTGCTGCAGTGGCAGGATCTGGCAGCCATTGCCGTCGGTGCCATGGTGCTGTGCTTTCTTGCCACCATCTATCCTGCGCGGCAGGCGTCTTCACTGGAGCCTGCCGAGGCGCTGCGGTACGAATGA